TCAGCGTCTCCTCCGCCCGGACGATCACTTGGCCGCACACGTCCGCGTAGATCGGGTAGAGCAGCGGACCAAGCTCGTCCTCCGGCACCGCCAGGAAGGCACGGAAGGGTTCCAGCGGAAGGGCGATGTCCTCGGCGAGGAGCGGCTCGCCATCCACCAGGCGCACGCGGTCCATGCGGATCACGGGCGCCCCCGCCTCCAGGCCGAGGCCACGGGCCATTTCGGCGGTGGCGGGCACGATTTCGCGCGTGAGTAGGCGTCCCTCCGGATGCAGGGGGGCACCTTCCGCGCCTTGGAGACGGAAGAAGCGGAACATGGACGACGCGAATGCACCCCGGCGCACATAGGTGCCGCTGCCCTGCCGGCGCTCGAGCAGGCCGTCCTCGACAAGGTCCGACACGGCACGGCGGACGGTGCCCAAGGCCACCCCATAGGCGCCCGCCAGGGCGGCTTCGGACGGCAGCGCGTCGCCGGGCGCCCATTCCCCGCCCCGCACCCGCTCCGCCAGCGCTTCCTTCACGCGCTCGTACAAAGGCAGGCGCGCATCCCCCGGAAGGTGGGGGACGGGTTGGAAGCCTGGCGGTTGCCTCGACACACTCATTGATCTACCGGAACAAGAAAGATTGCTGTAGTCATATATAAGACTATTTATCTGGTCAACGATCCTGCACGTACCAGGAGAGCCGACGACAATGCCGCCGCCCGAGGGCCCGGAGGCCGAAGCCGCCCATTTGCCGCCGCTGCGGGACGGGGCTGTCGACACCCACGCGCACGTCTTCCTGGCCGACCTGCCGATCGCGCCGGGATCACGCTATGCCCCGGCCGGGGACGCCCCCCTTCGTCGTTATCTCGATCTCCTGGACGAAGCCGGGATCGCAGCGGCGCTGCTCGTGCAGCCGAGCTTCCTGGGCACCGACAACCGGTTCATGCTCGACGCGGTCGCCACCGCACCGGACAGGCTGCGCGCGGTGGCGGTCGTCGATCCCCGAACCACCACCGGCGATCTGGCCGCCCTCAGGGCGCGCGGCACCGTCGGCATCCGCCTGAACCTGATCGGGCAGGCCACGCCGAACCTGCTGGCCGAACCGTGGAAGGGCCTTGTCGGGCGAGTGGCCGCGACCGGCCTGTTCGTGGAAGTGCATGCCGAGGGCGGGCAGTGGCCGGTCCTCCTGCCCGCCCTCCTCGGCCACGATTTGCCCGTCGTGATCGACCATTTCGGCCGGCCGCAATCCGACGATCCGCACCGGTGTGCCGGGCTGGCCGCCGTTCTGGATGTGGCCGCCCACCCCCGAGTCTGGATCAAACTCTCGGCCCCGTACCGATTCCCGGGCCGGACGGACGAGGTGGTGGCGCGCCTGCTGGATCGCGCCGGTACCGATCGGCTGCTGTGGGGCAGCGACTGGCCCTTCACCCAGCATCCGGAGATCGGGGCCTACGGCGAAGCGCGGCAATGGCTCGACCACTGGGTTCCGTCCCATCGGTCGCGGCAACGCATTCTGTGCGAGAATCCCCGCAGGCTCATCGCATCGGCGTGAGGGCGAAAGCCGGCAACGGACCCGCTTCCGCGCCTTGGCGGAGTCGCGGGTGGAGAAGGGGCAGCCCCTTGCCCAAGGCCCGCTTCACGGCCACAGTGGGGGCGGACAAACCGGGGCACCGGCGGGCCGCATGACATCCGGGAATACCCCCATGACCGATCCCGACGCCCGCCTGCGCGAATTGCGCAGACGCTTCCTCGAAGACCTGCCCGGACGGGTGGAGGCGCTGGCCGCGAACTTATCCGCCCTGCGGGCGGGCGATGCCGGGGCCGCCGTACGGGCCGCAACGGCCGCGCACGCGCTTGCCGGTGCGGCCGGCGTGTTCGACGAGCCCAGGCTTCGCGAGGCCGCCATTGCCTTGGAGGACTCGCTCCGGGACGGCGCGGACACCGCCACGCTGGATACGCTGCAGGCGGACCTGTCGGCTGCGGCGCAGATCGCCACAACCCGGCCCTCGTACGAACCCGATTAAGGAACCCCTTGCCGCCGGCCCTGTTCGAGCGGAACAGCCCCGTTCGCAGGATCCCTTGATGTCTTCCGCTCGATCGAAATTCCCCGTCCTCGTCTGCGCCGCCCTGCTGATCGCGGCGGCGCCGCTTTCGGCACAGACTGTGGGCCGCGGCCAGTCGAACAGCAGTTGCCCTCCGGGCAACATCAACCCGGATTGCGCCGGCCGGCCCGGCGGCACCCCGCCGGCCGCACGGCAGCAAGGCCAACCCAACCAGCGTGTGGACGAGCGCTCGCCGGTGGGCGGCGGTCCGGCCACCGTGGTTCCCCGGCCCATGGGCAATGGCAACAGCGCCGGCGCCGGGGCCGGCGGCCAAGGCATGGGTACCGGCCCAGGCAGCGGCACGGGCGCCGGGGTGGGTGGCGCACCGACCAGCATGGGCGGGGCCGGCACCACAGGCGGAACCACGGGCGCACCGGGTTCGGCCAACAGCAGCACCGGCACCGGCACGAGCCGCTGAGGCCGCCGGACGCCGAAGGCCTGCCACTGCGGGCACGATCCGGCCGGGACGCGTGATTGCGGACGTTGCCCGGCCACGGCACACTTTGGGCACCCGAACGATTTGCGTGCAACCCGAATGACCGAGTCCACCGAGCAGACCCGTCTCGCGATCCGCATCCTGGCGGATGCCGTCGAAGCGGCGGCCCCGCCGGACCACCAGGCGGCACGCGGCGTCGTGCGCGTGCTGCGCGGCTGTGCCCGCGGGGACGGCGATGTTGCCGAAGCCGCACGCATGTTCAACGGCCTGGACCCGGCGGTGCGCACCAAGGCGGCCGATACGGCGGCGCACGAAGCCCGCGAAGTGCGTCGCCGCATGGACGTCGGCGAGCCCCTGAACCGGATCGCCGCATCGCCGCGGCGCGGCAACCAGGGCCAGGGCCTGTTCGGCGTGCTGAACCGGCGCTAACGGCCCGCCATCGTCGCGCCCCCTGCCGTCGCGCGCGCCACCGTCGCACCGGCGGGGCGCCGCATGTCGCAGTGGGGAATGCCGTCCTCCAGGTAATCCTGCGCGATCCGGAGGAAACCGAACCCGCCGTAGAACCGCTCGAGGTGGGCCTGGGCGGACAGATCCACGGGCACCGCGCCGAACCGGCGGTCGACCTCGGCCAGGGCCTCGGCCATCAGCCGCCGGCCGAGGCCGGTCCCGCGCACCACCAGGGCAACGGCCACGCGGCCGATCCGCGCCGCTTTGTCCGGCCCCGGCGCGAACAGGCGCAGGCAGCCGACGAGTTCGCCGCCCGCGGCAAACGCAAGCAGATGGGCCGCCGCCGGATCCTTGCCGTCGATCTCCGGGAAGGCGCACGCCTGCTCGACGACGAACACGTCGCAACGCAGCCGCAGCAGATCGTGCAGTTCGCGCGGGGTCAGGGCGTCGAAATCGCGCCAGACCAGGCGTTCGGACGACCCGGTCATCGGGACCCGGCCCGCATCAGAACTGCCGCGGCAGGAAATCCTGCGGTGCGGGATCGACAACCCGGAACCCCTCGGGCTGGACCTCGAGCACCGCCAATCCCCGCTCCACGGAACCGTCGGGCAGCAGGCGGAAGATGCCGTCCACGCCGGCGAACCCCTCCGGGCTGGTCAACACCCGCTCGTCGAACCCCAGCGGCTCCGGTCCGCGGGCCAACACCGCCGCCAACTGCATGGCGTCGTACGCCAGCGTGGCAAGCCGTGGCGGGCGGCGGCCGTAGACCAACTCGTAGCGCTGTTCGAAACCGGCGCGGGCCTCGGGCGGCGCGGCGGCGAACCAGCCGCCCACCAGCACCGGCTCGCGGCCGATGTCGCGCTCGTCCCACAGGCCGGTTCCGAGCAGGCGGACGCGGCGCGGGTCCATCCCATCCGCCACCGCGATGCTGGCGATCTCCCGCAGCTTGGGCCCGCCCTCGGCGATCAGCAGGGCGTCGAATCCCGGGTCGGCCCCCCCGCCGGGGCCGAGCAGCCGCTGCACCTCCGGGCGGACGTCGGGGGCCGTTGGATCGAAACGCTGCACCCGGACCACCGTGGCACCGTTGCGTCGGGCGGCCCCCTCGAACGCGGTCGCAACCGCGTTGCCGTAGGCGTTGGATGGCACCATGGCCGCGATCCGCCGCAATCCCTGGGACGCGGCATAGCCCACCACGCGCTCGACCTGCGCCGCCGGCGCAAAGCCGAAGGCCCACACGCCCTGGCTCGCGACGCTGCGGTCGGAGGTCAGCGCGATCATCGGCACGCTCTGGGTCCAGGCCACGGGGGCGGCGCCTTGGACGGCCGTGCTGAAGAACGGGCCGATGATCATCCGCGCCCCCTCCGCGGTGACTTGGCGGGCGGCCTCGGCCGCACCCTGGTGGGTGCCCCGGGTGTCGCGGGCCACCAGTTCCAGGCTCTCGTCGGCGGTGTCGAACACGGCAAGCTGGGCGGCGTCCAGCAGGGCCGAGCCGAGCTGCGCGTTCGACCCGGACAGCGGCAGCAGCACCGCCACGCGGGTCCGGTTGTCGCGCGGGGCATCGGGCTGTGCGGGGGCGGTGGGGGCGGGCGGCAACGATTGCGCCTCCTGCGGTGCCGGCGATACCCTCTGCGCGCAGGCCCCCAATCCCAGCAGGGCCGCCAATGCCACCACCGCGGTCGATAGCCGAGCCACCTTGCGTTCCTCCCAACCCACGAAACCGACCGGCACGTTATCCACCGGCCCCGCGCAAGTAAACCGGACGGCCGGATGACACCGGACGCGCAGCACCGACGCGCATCGGCGTATCGGCGCCGGGCCGAACGGCGCGGCCGCATCGCCGAAACCATTGCGCGGCTGTTGCTGAACCTCAAGGGATACAGGATCGTTGCATCGCGCCTGCGCACACCGGTCGGCGAAATCGACCTTCTGGCGCGGCGGGGCGGGGTGCTGGCCGTGGTGGAGGTGAAGACCCGGCCCACGCTGGCGGATGCCGGGGACGCGGTTTCCTATGCCCAGCGCCACCGTCTGGCACGGGCCGCGGTCGCCGTCCTGGCCGGACGAACGGATCTGGCCGGACTGACGGTCCGCTTCGATGCGGTCCTGGTGCCCCGGCGTGGCTGGCCGCGGCACCTGCCGGACGCTTGGCGGCCTTAGGTGTTAGATGTCACGCTGACTGTGCGGCGCACGGGATCGCGTCCACGCTTCGAACGGCAGGCAATGCCGTGGTGCCGCAGGTCATGGAGGATCCACAGTGGGAGGGCCGTGTACCGTGTCGATACGGGATGAGGCCATCGATTACCTGAGGAACGTCGGCGAGGCGGACGACGACCGGATCGACCTGGCCGCGACCGCGCTGCGGCTGGCGGCGGCGGCCCTGCCCGCCGGGGAGCAGGTGGCGAACCCCCTGGACAGCCTGGCTCCGTTCGATGCGCATCTGGCCGAGATCGCGGATGCGGTGGCCGTGGCCGCCGCCCCGGCCGAAGATCTGGCCGGGCGCCTGGTCGCCCTCAACGGCGTGCTGATCGACCGCTTCGGCTACACCGGCGACCGTGAAACCTACGACGACCTGGACAACGCCAACATGCTGCGCGTCATCGAACGGCGCAGGGGTCTGCCGGTGGCGCTGGGGATCCTCTACATCCATGCCGCACGCGCCCAGGGCTGGAAGGCGGAGGGGCTGAACTTCCCCGGCCATTTCCTGATCCGCATGGACGCGCCCGGCGAACGTGCGGTCGTCGATCCGTTCAACGGCGGCAGCGTGCGCACCGTCCCGGAGCTGCGCGAGCTGCTGAAGGCCTCGGCCGGACCGGACGCCGAGTTGGGCCCCGCCCACTACGAGGCGGTGGGCAACCGCGACGTCCTTCTAAGATTGCAGAACAACATCAAGCTGCGTTATCTGGCCGTGCAACGGGTCGAGGCGGCGGCCGGCATCCTCGACACCATGCTGCTCGTGGCCCCCCGAACGCCATCGCTCTGGCGCGAGGCCGGCATCCTGCACGCCTATCTGGGCAACCTGACCCGCGCCATCGGCGCTCTCGACACCTTTCTCGGCTTCGGCCCCGGCGGCGATGCCGCGGCCGAGGCGGCCCGGCTGCTGCGGCAGCTGCGCTCGAAGCTCAATTGAGGAGACCGCCACATGAGCCTTGCCGTCGCCATCCAGATGGACCCGATCGAGTCCATCAACATCGACAAGGACTCCACCTTCATGATGGCGCTCGAAGCGCAGCGCCGCGGGCACGCCCTCTACCACTACCTGCCCAACGCCCTGTCCCTGCGCAACGGCCGCCTGTTCGCCCGTGCCCGCAGCCTGCGCGTGAAGCGCGCGCACGGCGCCCATTTCGAGCTGGGCGCGCCCGAGATGCTCGACCTGGCCACCGTGGACGTGATCCTGATGCGCCAGGACCCGCCCTTCGACATGGCCTACATCACCGCAACCCATATGCTGGAGCATGTGGCGGGCACGGCCCTGGTGGTGAACGACCCGGCCGAGGTGCGCAACGCGCCGGAAAAGCTGTTCGTCACCCACTTCCCGGACCTGATGCCGCCGACCCTGATCACCTCCGACAAGGAGGAGATCCTGGCGTTCCGGGCCGAGCACAAGGACATCGTCGTGAAGCCGCTGTTCGGCAACGGCGGTGCGGGCGTGTTCCACCTGAAGCCCGACGACGAGAACCTGGGGGCGCTTCTGGAGGTGTTCACCCAGCTCTACCGCGAGCCGGTGATCGTCCAGCGCTACCTGCCCGAGATCCGCGAGGGCGACAAGCGCATCATCCTGGTGGACGGCGACCCGGTGGGCGCGGTGTCGCGCATCCCCATGGCCGGCGAGGCGCGCGCCAATTTCCATGCCGGCGGCAGCGCCCGGAAGACCGAACTGACACCGCGCGAGCGGGACATTTGCGCGGCCATCGGCCCGACGCTGCGGGCGAAGGGCATGGTGTTCGTCGGCATCGACGTGATCGGCGACTACCTGACCGAGATCAACGTCACCTCGCCCACCGGCATCCAGGAAATCAACCAGCTGGACGGGATCCAGATCGAGGTCCAGCTCTGGGACGCCATCGAGCGCCGCCAAGCCTCCCACCGCGCGGCACGCGCCTGATACCGCCACGCGCCGCGCGGCCCGGCGGCGGCCGGGCCGCGCGTCTTGCGCCGATGGACCGCCCTTACAAAAGCCCGCGCAGGCGGGCGCGGGCGAACGCGGCGATGGTGAAGCTGTCGGTGATTTCGCCGGATGCGATCATCGCCTCGAAGGCGGGCAGTTCGACCTCCACCACCCCGGCGATCCCCTCCTCGGTCTGCGGCTGACCGTAGCCCTCCAATTCCCCCAGGAAGACCGCGACCGAGGTGCCCAGGAACCCGGTGGTCGCATGCACCAACCCCAGGTCCGTCAGGCTGCGGAGGCGTCCGCCCAACTCCTCGCGGGTTTCGGCGGCGGCGGTCTCCTCGATGGCGACCCCGGCCTCGCGCGCACCGCGGGGGATCTCCAGGTGCCACTGCCGCGTGGCATGGCGGAAGATGCGCAGCAGCAGGATGCGCCTGCCGAGCACCGGCAGCACGGCCGCACCCGTGGGACTGCCCCGACCGGGATTGACCGCCCGGTGGTGGATGGTGACCGTTCCGTCGCCGTAGGTGATCGCGTCGCGCAGCACCGTGATGTACGGATCCTGGTAGCCCACGCCGGCCCGGGCCCAGGCCCGGGGCAGCCCGCGGGCGGCCAGCCGGTCGGCGACCACCGCCTCGATCCCGGCGATGCGGTCGGGATCCAGCGCCACCTCGGCCCCGCCTTCGGGGGTGCCGAACAGATCGGGATGGCGCTTGGCGAACGCCAGATAGTCGGCAAGCCGGCTGTGGTCGTCGGTCATGGGCAAGGGCCTGGGTGGGGAAAGGGTCCCCGCCTGTTTGACCAGCCGCGCACGCGCTTGCAAGCCCCATCCCCCGAAGACCCTCGCCGCGCGAACGGAGTTCGCACGCGCGATCATCCGGCCATTGCGCGGACCATATCCAAATCGCCATTCTCATCCGATGGGGATGCGGAACCCTTCCGTTTTCCCGTAAAAGATAGCAATTTAAGAATCACAGCCGGGGCACCGTCCCGGCGCCGATCCGGAATGACGCCGATGGATGGCATCCTCAACCTGATCCAGGAATATGGCGACGTTTTCTACGCCATCACGTTCTTCTGGACGTTCCTGGAAGGTGAGACATTCGTCATCTTCGCCGGTCTGGCCGCCGCCAACGAGATCCTGGACATCCGTCTTCTGATCGCCGCCGCCTGGATCGGCAGCTTCTGCGGCGACCAGACATGGTTCATCCTCGGCCGCCACTACGGGCGCCGCCTGCTCGTCCGGTATCCGCGGTTCCAGCCCGGCGTCGATGCGTCGCTGCGCTGGCTGGAGCGGTGGAACACCCTGTTCATCCTGAGCTTCCGGTTCATCTACGGCGTGCGGAACTTCGCATCCTTCGCCATGGGCATGAGCGGGATGTCCTGGGCACGCTTCGCGTTCCTGAATTTCATTGCGGCCGGCGTGTGGGCGGTGGCCTTCGCCGGAGCCGGTTACCTGTTCGGCCAAGCCCTGGGCGTGATGATCGGCAAGCACATGCAGGCCTTCTCGCTGGGCATTCTGGGCCTGTTCGTCGTCGTCATCGGGACGAAGATCCTGCTCCACTACCGCCGCCGTGCCCCGACCGCGGGCAACGTCGCGGACTAGGATCGTCCCCGACCCCGGCCGGCATGCGCGAGCCTGCCGGCCGGGGTCGGAAGCCAGCCGCCTAAAACTCGACGGCCAGCGCGTTCACAGCCTTGGCGGTCCCGGCGACAGCCACGTCGAACAGGCGTTTGCCGGCCTCGGGCGTCGCCAACGCCGGGTTCGAGCCGATCCGGCCGTCGGGGAAGCGGCGGCGGTAGTCGTGGGCGTGGTAGAAGCGCGACGACGGCGCCACGGGCGGATCCATGACCGCCTGCTTGATGTGGTCGGGGTAGAGGTGCTGGCAGACGGCCACCTCGCTGGCGGTGGCGTGGCTGCCGTCCTGACTGCCGTAGAGTTCCCGGGCGAGCGGAGCCACCCCCTCGGCCTCCCACCAGTTCAACAGCTTGCAGCGGATCTCGAACGGGTCGCGACCATGCCGGGCGCGGAGTTCGGCATAGGTCTCGTAGAAGGCGGCGTTGATGGTCGGGACGTTGCCGCCATGGCCGTTCACGAACAGGAACCGCTCGAACCCGTGTTCGGCCAGCGACAGCACATAGTCCTTGATCACCAGCATCAGCGTGGACGGCCGCAGGGTCATGCTGCCGGGGAATTCCATGTGGTGGTGGGCCATGCCGACATGGATGGTGGGCCCGACCATGACGCCCGCGGCCTCGCCCGCTGCCCACGCGATGCCTTCCGCGCTCAGCGCATCGGTGCCGATCAGCCCGTTGGGCCCATGCTGCTCGGTCGACCCGATGGGCATGATGATGGTCTTGGATTGGGCCAGGTACTCCCGGACTTCGATCCAGGTGCAAAGCTGAAGGCGCATCGGATTAACTCCACATGGTTAACCCTGTTGTGCGCCACATCGCGCCCCCGCGCAAGCCGTGGCTTCGCCCGGCGTCGAATACAGCCGGCCGTGGTTTTCCGGCTGGAATCCGACGGGACATTATGCTCCTCGAACAAACAGGGGGCCGGGCCATGCCTCTCGATGGCGCGGGGACGGGATTCTATGGTTGTATCCACGCCCACCACCGTAAGCAGCGCGTGCAGGCCATAAGGGTTCAGCCACAGCTGCGAACCGAGGACGCATCATGGTCGCCCGCATCCGTACCGTCGCCTTCCAGGGCATCACCGTCCTCGACGTGGACGTGCAGGTGCAGATGTCGGCGGGGCTTGTGGCGTTCTCGGTGGTCGGGCTGCCCGACAAGGCGGTGGCCGAAAGCCGGGAGCGGGTGCGGGCGGCACTGCATGCGTTGGGCCTCGCCCTGCCGCCCAAGCGGATTACGGTGAACCTGGCCCCGGCGGACCTGCAGAAGGAAGGCTCGCACTACGACCTGCCCATCGCGCTGGGCCTGCTGACCGCCATGGGCGTCCTGCCGGCGGAGGAGATGGACGGGTACGTCGCCCTGGGCGAACTGGCGCTGGACGGGGCGTTGACCCCGGTGGCCGGCGTGCTGCCCGCCGGCCTGCACGCCCGCGGGCAGGACCGGGGCCTGATCTGCCCGGCCGCCAGCGGGGGCGAGGCGGCCTGGGCCTGCGGATCGGACGTGCTGGCGCCGCCGTCGCTGCTCGCCCTGGTCAACCACTTCAAAGGAACCCAGGTCCTGTCCCCGCCCGAACCGCGGATGGAGGAGGTGTCCGGCCCCGGCCTGGACCTGAAGGACATCAAGGGCCAGGAGACGGCCAAGCGGGCGGTCGAGGTCGCCGCCGCCGGGGGCCACAACCTGCTGATGGTCGGCCCGCCCGGTTCGGGCAAATCCATGCTGGCCGCCCGTCTGCCGGGCCTGCTGCCGCTCTTGACCCCGGCGGAGGCGCTGGAAGTGTCCATGGTCCACTCGCTGGCCGGGACGCTGGAAGGCGGGCGGCTGCTGCGCAACCGCCCCTTCCGCGACCCGCACCATTCCGCCTCGCTGCCGGCGTTGGTGGGCGGCGGCACGCGTGCCCGGCCGGGCGAGATCAGCCTGGCCCACCAGGGCGTGCTGTTCCTCGACGAGCTGCCGGAATTCCAGCGCGCCACGCTGGAGGCGCTGCGCCAGCCATTGGAGACCGGCCGCGTTTCGGTCGCCCGGGCCAATGCGCACGTGACGTACCCGGCCCGGGTGCAGCTGGTGGCGGCCATGAACCCCTGCCGGTGCGGCCATCTGGACGAGCCGTCGCTCGCCTGCGGGCGGGCGCCCAAATGCGCCATCGACTACCAGTCGAAGATCTCCGGCCCGCTGTTCGACCGCATCGACCTGCATGTGGACGTGCCGGCCGTCAGTGCCGCCGACCTCAGCCTGCCGCCGCCGGCCGAGGGCACCGGGCAGGTGGCCGCGCGTGTGGCCAGGGCGCGCGAAATCCAGGCCGCCCGGTATGAGGCGATGGAGGCCGGCCTCCCGTCGGGCCGCCCACCCGTGCGAACCAATGCCGGTGCCGACGGGGAGTTGCTGGAGCGCGTGGCCGCCCCGGACGCCGCCGGGCGGGCGCTTCTGACCGAGGCGGCCGAACGCATGCGCCTGTCCGCCCGCGGCTACCACCGCGTCCTGCGAGTCGCCCGCACGTTGGCCGACCTGGAGGGCGCCGACGGGGTGCGGCGCCTGCATGTCGCCGAGGCTCTGGGCTACCGCCGCGCCGGGCTGGGGCCCCACTGACGGCGCGGACTGCCGGCCGCCTGCCGTACATCCGAATCACAACGCGCGCGGCACGAAGCGCTTGAACCAAACGCCTCCTGAAGTTATTTAGCTGGCGTCCACGCCCACGCGCGGCCCCGGCATTCAGCCGGCCCCGCGCACGGGCTTTTTTCGGGACCTTTATGAGTACTGGCAGTCCGAACATCAGTTGACCCAGG
The sequence above is drawn from the Azospirillaceae bacterium genome and encodes:
- a CDS encoding transglutaminase-like domain-containing protein, with the protein product MSIRDEAIDYLRNVGEADDDRIDLAATALRLAAAALPAGEQVANPLDSLAPFDAHLAEIADAVAVAAAPAEDLAGRLVALNGVLIDRFGYTGDRETYDDLDNANMLRVIERRRGLPVALGILYIHAARAQGWKAEGLNFPGHFLIRMDAPGERAVVDPFNGGSVRTVPELRELLKASAGPDAELGPAHYEAVGNRDVLLRLQNNIKLRYLAVQRVEAAAGILDTMLLVAPRTPSLWREAGILHAYLGNLTRAIGALDTFLGFGPGGDAAAEAARLLRQLRSKLN
- a CDS encoding YifB family Mg chelatase-like AAA ATPase, producing MVARIRTVAFQGITVLDVDVQVQMSAGLVAFSVVGLPDKAVAESRERVRAALHALGLALPPKRITVNLAPADLQKEGSHYDLPIALGLLTAMGVLPAEEMDGYVALGELALDGALTPVAGVLPAGLHARGQDRGLICPAASGGEAAWACGSDVLAPPSLLALVNHFKGTQVLSPPEPRMEEVSGPGLDLKDIKGQETAKRAVEVAAAGGHNLLMVGPPGSGKSMLAARLPGLLPLLTPAEALEVSMVHSLAGTLEGGRLLRNRPFRDPHHSASLPALVGGGTRARPGEISLAHQGVLFLDELPEFQRATLEALRQPLETGRVSVARANAHVTYPARVQLVAAMNPCRCGHLDEPSLACGRAPKCAIDYQSKISGPLFDRIDLHVDVPAVSAADLSLPPPAEGTGQVAARVARAREIQAARYEAMEAGLPSGRPPVRTNAGADGELLERVAAPDAAGRALLTEAAERMRLSARGYHRVLRVARTLADLEGADGVRRLHVAEALGYRRAGLGPH
- a CDS encoding penicillin-binding protein activator; the protein is MARLSTAVVALAALLGLGACAQRVSPAPQEAQSLPPAPTAPAQPDAPRDNRTRVAVLLPLSGSNAQLGSALLDAAQLAVFDTADESLELVARDTRGTHQGAAEAARQVTAEGARMIIGPFFSTAVQGAAPVAWTQSVPMIALTSDRSVASQGVWAFGFAPAAQVERVVGYAASQGLRRIAAMVPSNAYGNAVATAFEGAARRNGATVVRVQRFDPTAPDVRPEVQRLLGPGGGADPGFDALLIAEGGPKLREIASIAVADGMDPRRVRLLGTGLWDERDIGREPVLVGGWFAAAPPEARAGFEQRYELVYGRRPPRLATLAYDAMQLAAVLARGPEPLGFDERVLTSPEGFAGVDGIFRLLPDGSVERGLAVLEVQPEGFRVVDPAPQDFLPRQF
- a CDS encoding NUDIX hydrolase, giving the protein MTDDHSRLADYLAFAKRHPDLFGTPEGGAEVALDPDRIAGIEAVVADRLAARGLPRAWARAGVGYQDPYITVLRDAITYGDGTVTIHHRAVNPGRGSPTGAAVLPVLGRRILLLRIFRHATRQWHLEIPRGAREAGVAIEETAAAETREELGGRLRSLTDLGLVHATTGFLGTSVAVFLGELEGYGQPQTEEGIAGVVEVELPAFEAMIASGEITDSFTIAAFARARLRGLL
- the gshB gene encoding glutathione synthase, with product MSLAVAIQMDPIESINIDKDSTFMMALEAQRRGHALYHYLPNALSLRNGRLFARARSLRVKRAHGAHFELGAPEMLDLATVDVILMRQDPPFDMAYITATHMLEHVAGTALVVNDPAEVRNAPEKLFVTHFPDLMPPTLITSDKEEILAFRAEHKDIVVKPLFGNGGAGVFHLKPDDENLGALLEVFTQLYREPVIVQRYLPEIREGDKRIILVDGDPVGAVSRIPMAGEARANFHAGGSARKTELTPRERDICAAIGPTLRAKGMVFVGIDVIGDYLTEINVTSPTGIQEINQLDGIQIEVQLWDAIERRQASHRAARA
- a CDS encoding GNAT family N-acetyltransferase, giving the protein MTGSSERLVWRDFDALTPRELHDLLRLRCDVFVVEQACAFPEIDGKDPAAAHLLAFAAGGELVGCLRLFAPGPDKAARIGRVAVALVVRGTGLGRRLMAEALAEVDRRFGAVPVDLSAQAHLERFYGGFGFLRIAQDYLEDGIPHCDMRRPAGATVARATAGGATMAGR
- a CDS encoding DedA family protein, translating into MDGILNLIQEYGDVFYAITFFWTFLEGETFVIFAGLAAANEILDIRLLIAAAWIGSFCGDQTWFILGRHYGRRLLVRYPRFQPGVDASLRWLERWNTLFILSFRFIYGVRNFASFAMGMSGMSWARFAFLNFIAAGVWAVAFAGAGYLFGQALGVMIGKHMQAFSLGILGLFVVVIGTKILLHYRRRAPTAGNVAD
- a CDS encoding YraN family protein; its protein translation is MTPDAQHRRASAYRRRAERRGRIAETIARLLLNLKGYRIVASRLRTPVGEIDLLARRGGVLAVVEVKTRPTLADAGDAVSYAQRHRLARAAVAVLAGRTDLAGLTVRFDAVLVPRRGWPRHLPDAWRP
- a CDS encoding creatininase family protein; translated protein: MRLQLCTWIEVREYLAQSKTIIMPIGSTEQHGPNGLIGTDALSAEGIAWAAGEAAGVMVGPTIHVGMAHHHMEFPGSMTLRPSTLMLVIKDYVLSLAEHGFERFLFVNGHGGNVPTINAAFYETYAELRARHGRDPFEIRCKLLNWWEAEGVAPLARELYGSQDGSHATASEVAVCQHLYPDHIKQAVMDPPVAPSSRFYHAHDYRRRFPDGRIGSNPALATPEAGKRLFDVAVAGTAKAVNALAVEF
- a CDS encoding GntR family transcriptional regulator produces the protein MSVSRQPPGFQPVPHLPGDARLPLYERVKEALAERVRGGEWAPGDALPSEAALAGAYGVALGTVRRAVSDLVEDGLLERRQGSGTYVRRGAFASSMFRFFRLQGAEGAPLHPEGRLLTREIVPATAEMARGLGLEAGAPVIRMDRVRLVDGEPLLAEDIALPLEPFRAFLAVPEDELGPLLYPIYADVCGQVIVRAEETL
- a CDS encoding Hpt domain-containing protein, whose translation is MTDPDARLRELRRRFLEDLPGRVEALAANLSALRAGDAGAAVRAATAAHALAGAAGVFDEPRLREAAIALEDSLRDGADTATLDTLQADLSAAAQIATTRPSYEPD
- a CDS encoding amidohydrolase family protein, with the protein product MPPPEGPEAEAAHLPPLRDGAVDTHAHVFLADLPIAPGSRYAPAGDAPLRRYLDLLDEAGIAAALLVQPSFLGTDNRFMLDAVATAPDRLRAVAVVDPRTTTGDLAALRARGTVGIRLNLIGQATPNLLAEPWKGLVGRVAATGLFVEVHAEGGQWPVLLPALLGHDLPVVIDHFGRPQSDDPHRCAGLAAVLDVAAHPRVWIKLSAPYRFPGRTDEVVARLLDRAGTDRLLWGSDWPFTQHPEIGAYGEARQWLDHWVPSHRSRQRILCENPRRLIASA